A section of the Chloroflexota bacterium genome encodes:
- a CDS encoding DUF2071 domain-containing protein, whose protein sequence is MDVALTGGQPGRPFLTAEWRDLAIVNFEVDPEMLERFVPNGTELSLWRGRCFVSLVAFRFLNTRLLGVPVPFHRDFEEMNLRFYVSRTVGGELRRGVVFVKEIVPKRAVTLVARAVYNENYHTLPMRHEVGSGFARYEWRMGGQWGNLSVQATGPAEIPDIDSNTSFVAEHHWGYVIQRDGATVEYRVDRPRWRVAPASIVSWKLDARSMYGDVFAGYLESVPASVFLAEGSAVSVGRSRRLVS, encoded by the coding sequence ATTGACGTGGCGTTGACCGGAGGCCAACCGGGCAGGCCCTTTCTCACCGCCGAATGGCGTGATCTGGCCATCGTCAATTTCGAAGTCGACCCCGAAATGCTGGAGCGATTCGTCCCGAATGGGACCGAGCTCAGCCTGTGGCGGGGCCGGTGCTTCGTCAGCCTCGTAGCCTTCCGGTTCCTGAACACTCGCCTCCTGGGCGTCCCGGTGCCGTTTCATCGGGATTTCGAAGAAATGAATCTTCGCTTTTACGTAAGCCGCACGGTCGGCGGCGAATTGCGAAGAGGGGTCGTGTTCGTTAAGGAAATAGTCCCCAAGCGGGCTGTGACTCTGGTCGCGCGAGCGGTCTACAACGAGAACTATCACACCTTGCCGATGCGTCACGAGGTCGGTTCAGGATTTGCCCGCTATGAATGGCGTATGGGCGGGCAATGGGGCAACCTGTCCGTTCAGGCGACCGGACCGGCGGAGATTCCTGATATCGATTCCAATACTTCGTTCGTTGCCGAACACCATTGGGGGTACGTGATCCAACGCGACGGCGCAACGGTGGAGTACCGCGTCGATCGGCCCCGGTGGCGGGTCGCCCCGGCATCAATCGTTTCGTGGAAGCTCGACGCTCGGTCCATGTATGGAGATGTCTTTGCCGGGTACCTTGAAAGCGTTCCGGCGTCGGTCTTCCTGGCGGAAGGGTCGGCCGTATCGGTCGGTCGCTCCAGGCGCTTGGTCTCCTAA
- a CDS encoding ABC transporter ATP-binding protein has protein sequence MNVEEGEIHGLLGPNGAGKTTLVKVLSTVLLPTSGTASVLGFDVVRDTNRVRQMIGVVLGGDRGVYWRLTGRENLEYWSALYKVPARTAKRRVTELLRMVGLADRADHLVEGYSRGMKQRLHLARGLVGDPQVLFLDEPTSGMDPVAALEFRRLVTDLRAQGKTILLTTHDMAEAEAVCDRVTLIDRGKILAVETPNSLGRMVAQFERIDFQGGTDDLLQILASVPGVASAKLMPDGRHRVELESESASRQVLEVLVSAGVSAINTSRPSLEEVYLHVIGNRTE, from the coding sequence ATGAATGTCGAGGAAGGCGAGATCCACGGTTTGCTGGGCCCCAATGGCGCCGGCAAGACGACCCTGGTAAAGGTGCTTTCCACCGTGTTGCTGCCCACCAGCGGCACCGCATCGGTGCTCGGCTTCGACGTGGTCCGCGACACGAACCGGGTCCGCCAAATGATCGGCGTCGTCCTGGGCGGGGACCGCGGAGTTTACTGGCGGCTGACCGGCCGCGAAAACCTCGAGTACTGGTCGGCACTGTACAAGGTGCCGGCGCGAACGGCCAAACGCCGGGTGACGGAGCTCCTGCGAATGGTCGGCCTTGCCGATCGCGCCGACCACCTGGTTGAAGGGTATTCGCGGGGAATGAAGCAACGGCTGCACCTCGCGCGCGGACTCGTTGGGGATCCCCAGGTCCTGTTTCTCGATGAACCTACTTCCGGCATGGACCCGGTCGCCGCTCTTGAATTCCGGCGCCTGGTGACGGACCTGCGGGCGCAGGGCAAGACAATACTGCTGACCACTCACGATATGGCTGAGGCCGAGGCCGTTTGCGACCGCGTGACCTTGATAGATCGCGGAAAAATCCTGGCCGTCGAAACCCCGAATTCGCTGGGCCGGATGGTCGCGCAATTCGAGCGGATCGACTTCCAAGGGGGCACGGACGATCTGCTGCAAATACTGGCTTCGGTGCCGGGAGTCGCGTCCGCGAAGCTTATGCCGGACGGCCGCCACCGCGTTGAACTGGAAAGCGAATCGGCCTCGCGCCAGGTACTTGAAGTCCTGGTGAGCGCCGGGGTTTCCGCGATCAATACATCGCGACCCAGCCTGGAGGAGGTTTACCTCCACGTCATTGGGAATCGCACCGAATAG
- a CDS encoding ABC transporter permease: MFVASLRAQFRMSRRDIGDLFMAISHPVYALIFMAIFVHVGREDLASYALVAPMLMGVVGTAAFVAGELVMRERRDQTLEVSVICPVPFPAVIFSRILVITAISMVGIVESWLIVRFGFGIDIAIHHPGTFAAAILLTTIASAGTALIAAAVFCFAEEVRTFQNSITFPLLLFSGVLVPVTAFPDWLEPISRAVFLYWSADLLRASMQPEIPQGANLALAALAGLGIGSTLLGAVLLRRMIGYLRREGRLGVF, from the coding sequence ATGTTCGTCGCCTCGTTGCGCGCGCAGTTCCGAATGAGCCGTCGCGACATAGGGGACCTCTTCATGGCGATTTCCCACCCTGTTTACGCGCTGATATTCATGGCGATATTCGTCCACGTCGGGCGCGAGGATCTTGCGTCCTATGCGCTGGTGGCTCCGATGCTGATGGGAGTTGTCGGGACGGCGGCTTTCGTCGCCGGCGAGCTGGTCATGCGCGAGCGGAGGGATCAAACCCTAGAGGTTTCGGTCATTTGTCCAGTGCCGTTTCCGGCAGTCATCTTTTCAAGAATCCTGGTCATTACCGCGATATCGATGGTCGGGATCGTTGAGAGCTGGCTGATCGTTCGGTTCGGGTTTGGAATTGATATTGCGATCCATCATCCGGGCACGTTCGCTGCGGCGATCCTGTTGACCACGATCGCGTCCGCGGGTACCGCGCTGATCGCCGCGGCGGTGTTTTGTTTCGCGGAGGAGGTCAGGACCTTTCAAAACTCAATCACGTTCCCGCTGCTTCTTTTTTCCGGGGTCTTGGTACCCGTCACGGCGTTTCCCGACTGGCTGGAGCCGATCAGCCGGGCCGTATTCCTCTACTGGTCCGCGGACCTGCTCAGGGCATCGATGCAGCCCGAGATCCCGCAGGGTGCCAACCTGGCGCTGGCGGCACTCGCCGGACTTGGGATCGGCTCGACGCTCCTGGGTGCAGTTCTGCTCAGGCGGATGATCGGATACCTTCGGCGCGAAGGCCGGCTGGGGGTGTTTTGA
- a CDS encoding ABC transporter permease, whose protein sequence is MGVRDFTSFWGWKSWFGGWMVQMIAQAVFFSLLARLFESPDQERFLLIGYAVAVGAANVAWTIQSTAWDRWMGTYPLLVIAPSSLAPAVMGRTSIWLPAGVATTLLTLSFMAIVFDLALPWPAAIAVVPLVVLTSLSTYCFSLFLGALVIRIPGARNFIHSVITIGARAFCGVSVPVSFWPEGVQIVVQVLPITHGLQAIRLLFDEAPATQVLISASLELAVALGWITLALIAMDRMANAGRADGSIEFV, encoded by the coding sequence GTGGGGGTACGTGACTTCACGAGTTTTTGGGGCTGGAAGTCGTGGTTCGGCGGCTGGATGGTCCAAATGATCGCCCAGGCAGTCTTTTTCTCGCTCTTGGCCAGGTTGTTCGAATCGCCGGACCAGGAACGGTTCCTTCTGATCGGCTATGCGGTCGCGGTCGGCGCCGCAAACGTCGCCTGGACGATCCAATCCACTGCCTGGGATCGATGGATGGGCACCTATCCGCTGCTGGTGATCGCGCCATCGAGCCTGGCGCCGGCGGTGATGGGCCGCACGTCCATTTGGTTGCCGGCGGGAGTGGCAACCACCTTGTTGACGTTGTCGTTTATGGCGATCGTATTCGATCTGGCATTGCCATGGCCGGCCGCAATCGCCGTGGTGCCGCTCGTCGTGTTGACATCGCTCAGCACCTATTGTTTTTCGTTGTTCCTAGGGGCGCTGGTCATCCGAATCCCCGGGGCACGCAACTTCATACATTCGGTCATAACGATCGGCGCCCGCGCTTTTTGCGGCGTCAGCGTCCCGGTTTCTTTCTGGCCGGAAGGGGTGCAAATCGTGGTGCAGGTTCTTCCGATTACCCACGGTTTGCAAGCGATTCGACTGCTGTTCGATGAAGCGCCCGCCACCCAGGTGCTTATATCGGCATCCCTGGAGTTGGCGGTCGCGCTGGGCTGGATCACCCTCGCCCTCATTGCGATGGATCGAATGGCGAATGCCGGAAGGGCCGACGGTTCAATTGAATTCGTGTGA